The DNA region CGTACATATCCTTGCAGCTGAAAGCCATATCCAACAGCTTCACGATCCTCGTACAGTACCCAGCCATCGAGATGCCGAGCATGCTGGGCTCGGTGACGATCCTGCAGGACACGGCTTTCTACGTCGCGATGATCCTCGCCGGCTTCACCATCGCCTTCGGCACGCGCCATCTCGACGCGGCCGAGCGCCACGAGGGGATGGTGGCGGCGATCGCCTTCGAATCGCTGGTGAAGCTGCTGGCATTCATCGCCGTGGGCGCGTTCGTCACCTTCGGCATGTTCGACGGCTTCGCCGATCTTTTCACCCGCGCACGAGCCGACGAGCGCATCGCACCGCTCATGACCCCGTTCGGCGGTGTCGACAGCTATGCGAGCTGGACGTGGCTCACGGTACTGTCGATGCTCGCGATCCTGTTCCTGCCGCGGCAGTTCCAGGTGGCCGTGATCGAGAACGTGGACGAGAAGCACGTGCGCACCGCGATGTGGCTGTTTCCGCTGTACATGCTGGCTATCAATATCTTCGTGCTGCCGATCGCGTTCGGCGGCTTGCTCAACTTCCCCCATGGCGGGGTCGATGCCGATACCTTCGTGCTCACGCTGCCGATGGCCGAGCAGCAGACCGGGCTCGCCCTTCTCGCCTTCATCGGCGGCCTTTCCGCGGCCACCGGCATGGTGATCGTCGAGACCATCGCGCTTTCGACCATGGTATGCAACGACCTGGTGATGCCGGTGCTGCTGCGCAGCCGGCGGCTGCGGTTGAGTGAGCGCGCCGACCTGTCGAACCTGCTGCTCGACATCCGCCGCTGGGCGATCGTCGTCATCGTCATGCTGGGGTACCTGTATTTCCGCCTTGCGGGCGAGGCCTATGCGCTGGTCGCGATCGGCCTCATCTCGTTTGCCGCCGTCGCCCAGTTCGGGCCGGCCGTGCTCGGCGGCATCTACTGGAAAGGCGGAACCCGCGCGGGCGCGCTTGCCGGGCTGAGCGCAGGTTTCGCGGTCTGGGCATACACGCTGCTGCTGCCGGCATTCGCGCGTTCGAACTGGCTGCCGGCGAGCTTCATAGAAAGCGGCCCGCTCGGCATCGAACTGCTCAAGCCCTTGGCGCTGTTCGGTCTGGCCGGCCTGGATCAGACCACTCACGCGATGGTGTGGAGCATGCTCTTCAACGTCGGACTCTACGTTGGCGTTTCGCTGCTCACCCGGCAAAGCGCATCCGAGCACAACCAGGCGGTCCTGTTCGTGGATGTCTTCCGCCGCACGCGCGAACCGATGCGGTTGTGGCGCGGGACGGCGTCGGCGCTGGAGCTGCAGCGTCTGGTCGGACGTTTCCTCGGACCCGACCATGCCGCCGATGCGTTCGCGGCGCTGGCACGCAACCGCCGCGTCGAGGCGCCTGCCGAGTTGCCAGGCGACGCGGAGACGGTGCAGTTCGCCGAGCGCTTGCTGGCCGGCGCCGTAGGCGCAGCCTCCGCCCGCGTGCTGGTGGCTTCGGTGGTGGAAGAGGAGCCGCCGGGAATCGAAGAGGTGATGAACATACTCGACGAAGCTTCCCAGGTCATCGCGTACAGCCATCAGCTGGAGGAGAAATCGCGCGCGCTGGAAGCGGCCACCTCGGAGCTGCGCGCGGCCAACGAGCGCCTGACCGAGCTCGATCGGCTGAAGGACGACTTCATATCCACGGTGAGCCACGAGCTGCGCACGCCGCTCACTTCCATCCGTGCGCTGTCGGAGATCCTGCACGACAATCCCGACCTCGAACGCGCGCAGCGCGTGCGCTTCCTCGGTATCGTCATCAAGGAATCCGAGCGCCTGACGCGTCTCATCAACCAGGTGCTGGACCTCGCCAAGATCGAATCCGGCAAGGCCGAATGGCACCATGCCGAGGTGGATCTGCGCGAAGTGATCGAGGATGCGCTCGCCGCGACCAGCCGATTGTTCGACGACAAGAACATCGCGCTCAACACCGACCTGGCGGCCGAAATCCCGCCGCTCGTGGTCGATCGCGACCGGCTGGTGCAAGTGCTGCTGAATCTGCTGTCGAACGCAGTCAAGTTCTGCGAAGCGGGCAGCGGTCGGGTGCGGGTATCGATGCAGCGCCACGGCGACCAGGTTCGGGTCGATGTCGCCGACAACGGCATCGGCATCCGGCCGGAGCACCGCGAGCTCGTGTTCGAAAAGTTCCGCCAGCTCGGCGAGACAACCAGCGGCCGGCCGCAAGGCAGCGGGCTCGGGCTCGCCATCTGCCGCCAGATCGTAAACCACTTCGGTGGCCGCATGTGGGTCGAGAGCGAACCGGGCGAAGGCTCGATCTTCAGCTTCACGTTGCCCATCGCACCTTCGGTGGAAGGCAGGGCAGCTGCGTGAGCACCAGGCCGAACGCCAAGCGCGTCCTCATCGTCGAGGACGAGCCCAACATCGTCGTCTCGCTCGAGTTCTTGCTCACGCAAGCGGGCTACGAAGTGCACATCGCAACCAGCGGCGACGACGCATTGCGCGCCTTGCAGTCCGTACGCCCGCATCTCGTCCTGCTCGACCTCATGCTCCCGCTCGTGAACGGCTTCGATATCTGCCGGCGGCTGCGCGCCGACC from Betaproteobacteria bacterium includes:
- a CDS encoding histidine kinase, which encodes MLQGWVVVLASFAYLCLLFAIAFYGDKRADQGRSIIANPYIYSLSFAVYATAWTFYGSVGRAAGDGIGFLPIYLGPTLMAVLWWLVLRKIIRISKVNRITSLADFVASRYGKSALLAGLVTVIAVLGILPYISLQLKAISNSFTILVQYPAIEMPSMLGSVTILQDTAFYVAMILAGFTIAFGTRHLDAAERHEGMVAAIAFESLVKLLAFIAVGAFVTFGMFDGFADLFTRARADERIAPLMTPFGGVDSYASWTWLTVLSMLAILFLPRQFQVAVIENVDEKHVRTAMWLFPLYMLAINIFVLPIAFGGLLNFPHGGVDADTFVLTLPMAEQQTGLALLAFIGGLSAATGMVIVETIALSTMVCNDLVMPVLLRSRRLRLSERADLSNLLLDIRRWAIVVIVMLGYLYFRLAGEAYALVAIGLISFAAVAQFGPAVLGGIYWKGGTRAGALAGLSAGFAVWAYTLLLPAFARSNWLPASFIESGPLGIELLKPLALFGLAGLDQTTHAMVWSMLFNVGLYVGVSLLTRQSASEHNQAVLFVDVFRRTREPMRLWRGTASALELQRLVGRFLGPDHAADAFAALARNRRVEAPAELPGDAETVQFAERLLAGAVGAASARVLVASVVEEEPPGIEEVMNILDEASQVIAYSHQLEEKSRALEAATSELRAANERLTELDRLKDDFISTVSHELRTPLTSIRALSEILHDNPDLERAQRVRFLGIVIKESERLTRLINQVLDLAKIESGKAEWHHAEVDLREVIEDALAATSRLFDDKNIALNTDLAAEIPPLVVDRDRLVQVLLNLLSNAVKFCEAGSGRVRVSMQRHGDQVRVDVADNGIGIRPEHRELVFEKFRQLGETTSGRPQGSGLGLAICRQIVNHFGGRMWVESEPGEGSIFSFTLPIAPSVEGRAAA
- a CDS encoding response regulator; its protein translation is MSTRPNAKRVLIVEDEPNIVVSLEFLLTQAGYEVHIATSGDDALRALQSVRPHLVLLDLMLPLVNGFDICRRLRADPQLADTKVVVLTAKGRASEIEKGLALGADAYVTKPFGTRELMATVRALLRP